The following DNA comes from bacterium.
CCCGAGAACTTTGGCGCTGTCTTTGAAGGCATGCTGGCAGAGGATCCGATCCTGCGCCTGCGTTGCGCCGATGCCGTCGAGAAGATCACCGCGCAGCGGCCGGAATTGCTGCTGCCGTTCAAACGCCGGCTGCTCGAACGTGTTGCCAAGATCGATCAGCCGGAAGTGCGCTGGCACGTGGCACAAATGCTGCCGCGCCTGGCCTTGACGCCGCGGGAACGGCGCGCGAGCGTCGCGTTGCTGCGCATCTTTTTGCAGGATGACAGCAGGATCGTCAGGACTTTTGCCATGCAGGCTCTCGCCGATTTGGCCGCGCAGGAAGCCAAACTGCGCGGCCCGGTGATTCGCCTGCTCACCACTCTCACCCGCACCGGCAGCCCCGCTATGCAGGCCCGCGGCCGCAAGCTGCTGGTTCGCCTCCAAAAATTCCATTCCTGAAAATCTGCCGCGGACCCGCTGCCGCCGCAAATTCCCGTGCTCGTCCTCTCGCGTCGCCGCTAGCGGCGTTTGTTGCAGAAGTTGAACTTTCATTATTTGGAAAATTTGCTTATTATTGCGGCCATTGCACGCAAACCCCGAGTCTTGCGATTTTTCATTGAGGAAGAATCATGAGCAGTCAAGCAGACCAAAGTGCCCCGGCCTCGCGCTATGATTTCGCAGCCCTGGAGGCGAAATGGCGGCCCTACTGGGATGAGTTGGGCTTGTATCAAACCGGCAACGATCCCGCCAAACCCAAAAAATATGTTCTGGACTTCTTCCCCTATCCTTCGGGTGAAGGCCTGTCCGTCGGCCACTGCCGCAACTATGTGCCGACCGACGTCATCTCACGTTACTTCCGCATGCGCCACTTCAACGTGCTGCATCCCATCGGCTGGGATGCCTTCGGCCTGCCCGCGGAAAATGCCGCCATCAAACTCAAAACCAATCCCGCCAGGCTCATTGCCAAATACTCCGCGAATTACAAGCGCCAGATGAATTTGATCGCGGCGAGCTATGATTGGGACCGTGAGATCAATTCGAGTTCGCCGGAGTACTACCGCTGGACGCAATGGATTTTCCTGTTGCTTTACAATTCCTGGTATGACCGCCGCCGCGATCAGGCGCGGCCGATCGCCGAATTGGAGGCGGAACTGGAGCGCCACGGCACTCAGGAGATGATGCTGCCTGCCGAAGTGCCGGCGCTCACCGGCACGCAATGGCGGGCAATGCCCCTCACGGAGCGGCGGCGCTATTTGAGCAATTTCCGCCTGGCTTATCGGGCGGCTTCCGCGGTGAATTGGGATCCGGTCGAGAAAACCGTGCTGGCGAATGAAGAAGTGATCGACGGCCGGGGCTGGCGCAGCGGCGCGCTGGTCGAGCGCAAAAACCTGCAGCAATGGTTCTTCCGCATCACGGCCTATGCCGAGCGCCTGCTCGCCGATCTCGACACCATCGACTGGCCGGAGAGTATCAAAGCAATGCAGCGCAATTGGATCGGCCGCAGCGAAGGCGCCGAGGTCACGTTCAAAACCGCGGCCGGCGATCTTGTCATCTTCACCACCCGGCCAGATACCTTGTGGGGCGCGACCTTCATGGTGTTGGCGCCCGAGCATCCTTTCGTTTCGCAATTGACCACTGCAGTGCAACGCTCGCAAGTCACCGCCTACGTCGCCGCCGCCAAAGAGCAGAGCGAGCAAACCCGTACCGCGGAGACGCGCGACAAAACCGGCGTGTTCACCGGCAGCTATGCTCTCAATCCCGTCAATCAGGAGCAGATTCCAATTTGGATCGCGGACTATGTGTTGCTGGAGTATGGCACCGGCGCCATCATGGCCGTGCCGGCGCACGATCAGCGCGACTTCGAGTTTGCTCGCAAGTTCGATCTGCCGATTCGCGTCGTCATCGAGCCGGCCGGCCAAACGCTGCGCCCGGAAGACATGACCGCGGCCTGGCCGCACGAAGGCGTCATGGTCAACTCGGCGCACTTCGACGGCACGCCTGCCAACGAAGCGGTGAGTAAAGTTATCGTCTGGTTGGAGCAGACCGGCAAAGGCTCAGGCCGTGTGCTCTACAAGATGCGCGACTGGCTCATCAGCCGGCAGCGCTACTGGGGCACGCCCATTCCGATCGTGCATACCGAGGCGTTCGGTGAAGTGCCGGTGGCGCCGGAAAACCTGCCGGTGGTGCTGCCCGAAGTGCCCAACTACGAACCGACCGAAACCGGTGAATCACCGCTGGCGGCAATCACCAGCTTTGTCAACGTCACGTTACCGGACGGCACGTCCGGCAAACGTGAAACCGACACCATGGGCACGTTTGCCTGCTCGTCGTGGTACTTCCTGCGCTTTGCCAGTCCGCGCGAAGACCAAGCGCCGTTCGAGCCGCAGGCGGTGAACTATTGGCTGCCGATTGATTTGTATGTCGGCGGCGCCGAGCATGCCGTGATGCATTTGCTCTATTCACGCTTTTGGACCAAGGTCTTGTATGATCGCGGCCTGGTTCCCTTCGTCGAGCCGTTCAAAAAGTTGCGCAATCAGGGCATGCTGCTTTCCTATGACAATCAGAAAATGTCGAAATCGCGCGGCAATGTGATCACACCCGATGCCGTTGCGGCGGTGCATGGCGTCGATGCCCTGCGGGTTTACATCCTGTTCATGGGGCCGTTCGAAGCGGAAACGAAATGGGAGGAAGCAGGCGTCAAAGGTGCCAGCCGTTTTCTGCAACGTTTTTGGACGCTGGCACGCGAACTGGCAACTGCCACGTTTGTTGAGCCCTCGGGCGAGCGGGAACGCGAGTTTCGCCGCACGTTGCACGCGACCATCAAGCGGGTGACGCATGATCTGGAAGATTTCGCCTTCAACACCGCCATCGCCGGGCTGATGGAACTGTTGAATTTCTTCTATGACTGCCGGCGCGATCAAACCGTGGTGGGCGTGACGCCCGGCCTGTGGCGGGAAGGCCTGGAAGTCTTCACGCGTTTGTTGTCACCCATCGCGCCGTTCCTCGCCGAGGAAGTCTGGCAGGAGATGCTGGGCCATCGGGGCGAGTGCGTGCAGCGGCTGCCCTGGCTGGAATACGACGAAGCCGCGCTCGCGGTCGATGAGATCACCGTGGTCATTCAAGTGAATGGCAAGCTGCGCGGCCAGCTCACTGTGCCCGTCGCTATCGATGAGGAACGGCTGAAACAAGCCGCGCTGGCAAGCGCGCAAATCAAGAAGTTCGTGGAGGGCAAGGCAATCAAAAAAGTGATTGTCGTTCCCCGGAAGCTGGTCAATATCGTGGTGGGATAAGAGGGCGGGTGCTTTTCAAGTGCTCGCGTGCGTGCAGGCTGCGGCCGTCCGATGAAGAGGAGCGATGAATTCGGGCGGCAGGCGGCGACCTTGACGGGCAGGCAGCGGCGCTGCTCAGCAGGTCACTCGCCGGGTGAGCGGGCAGCGCTCACTCCCATTGCCGCAAGAGGCGAATCATCTCGCCCGGATCTTCCACTGCCATCAATTGCTCGATGGCATTGTAAAAAGTGCTGATCTCGGCGAGGTGCTTGTAGATTTTCAAATACAAGTTCTCGTCTTCGTGTCCGGGCGTGACCACCACGAAGAAGATGTGGGTCAGTTCACCGTCGGCGGCATCGAAGTCCAGGCCTTCGACGGAACGCGCGATAGCGATGGTCAAATCGCGGATGTTGCTGGTGCGCACATGCGGCACTGCCAGGCCGCGGCCAATGGCCGTGGTGGCGCGGCGTTCGCGGTTGATCAAATCGGTGAGCAGCTTGCGTTTGTTGGTCACCTTGCCGGAGCGCTCGAGCAAATCGACCAGCTCAGCGAGAATTTTCTCTTTTTGTTGCTGCCGGAATTTTTCGAGGTTGGCGGCCGGCTCTTCCGGCGGCGGCAGCGGCGGCTCCATCTCCAGCTTGATCAAATCCGTCGACAGGTAGCGGGT
Coding sequences within:
- a CDS encoding PTS sugar transporter subunit IIA, with translation MNLTRYLSTDLIKLEMEPPLPPPEEPAANLEKFRQQQKEKILAELVDLLERSGKVTNKRKLLTDLINRERRATTAIGRGLAVPHVRTSNIRDLTIAIARSVEGLDFDAADGELTHIFFVVVTPGHEDENLYLKIYKHLAEISTFYNAIEQLMAVEDPGEMIRLLRQWE
- the leuS gene encoding leucine--tRNA ligase, with protein sequence MSSQADQSAPASRYDFAALEAKWRPYWDELGLYQTGNDPAKPKKYVLDFFPYPSGEGLSVGHCRNYVPTDVISRYFRMRHFNVLHPIGWDAFGLPAENAAIKLKTNPARLIAKYSANYKRQMNLIAASYDWDREINSSSPEYYRWTQWIFLLLYNSWYDRRRDQARPIAELEAELERHGTQEMMLPAEVPALTGTQWRAMPLTERRRYLSNFRLAYRAASAVNWDPVEKTVLANEEVIDGRGWRSGALVERKNLQQWFFRITAYAERLLADLDTIDWPESIKAMQRNWIGRSEGAEVTFKTAAGDLVIFTTRPDTLWGATFMVLAPEHPFVSQLTTAVQRSQVTAYVAAAKEQSEQTRTAETRDKTGVFTGSYALNPVNQEQIPIWIADYVLLEYGTGAIMAVPAHDQRDFEFARKFDLPIRVVIEPAGQTLRPEDMTAAWPHEGVMVNSAHFDGTPANEAVSKVIVWLEQTGKGSGRVLYKMRDWLISRQRYWGTPIPIVHTEAFGEVPVAPENLPVVLPEVPNYEPTETGESPLAAITSFVNVTLPDGTSGKRETDTMGTFACSSWYFLRFASPREDQAPFEPQAVNYWLPIDLYVGGAEHAVMHLLYSRFWTKVLYDRGLVPFVEPFKKLRNQGMLLSYDNQKMSKSRGNVITPDAVAAVHGVDALRVYILFMGPFEAETKWEEAGVKGASRFLQRFWTLARELATATFVEPSGEREREFRRTLHATIKRVTHDLEDFAFNTAIAGLMELLNFFYDCRRDQTVVGVTPGLWREGLEVFTRLLSPIAPFLAEEVWQEMLGHRGECVQRLPWLEYDEAALAVDEITVVIQVNGKLRGQLTVPVAIDEERLKQAALASAQIKKFVEGKAIKKVIVVPRKLVNIVVG